In Vanessa atalanta chromosome 3, ilVanAtal1.2, whole genome shotgun sequence, one genomic interval encodes:
- the LOC125077191 gene encoding protein l(2)37Cc: MAAQLFNRIGQVGLGMALVGGVVNSALYNVDGGHRAVIFDRFAGVKNLVVGEGTHFFIPWVQKPILFDIRSRPRNVPTVTGSKDLQNVNITLRILFRPVPDQLPRIYTILGVDYDERVLPSITAEVLKAVVAQFDAGELITQREIVSQKVSESLTERAGQFGLILDDISITHLTFGKEFTQAVELKQVAQQEAEKARFLVEKAEQQKKAAIITAEGDAQAAVLLAKSFGTAGEGLVELRRIEAAEDIAYQLSKSRNVTYLPQGQNVLLNLPTQN; this comes from the exons ATGGCTGCACAACTTTTCAACCGCATTGGACAAGTGGGACTGGGGATGGCCCTGGTTGGAGGAGTCGTGAATTCAGCTTTATATAAtg TGGATGGTGGCCACCGAGCTGTCATCTTCGATAGATTTGCTGGAGTCAAAAACTTGGTTGTGGGTGAAGGCACCCACTTTTTCATACCCTGGGTGCAGAAACCTATCCTTTTTGATATCAGATCAAGACCTAGAAATGTACCTACAGTGACTGGAAGTAAAg atcttcaaaatgtaaatatcaCACTCCGTATCTTGTTCAGACCAGTGCCTGACCAGTTACCTAGAATTTACACAATCCTTGGAGTGGACTATGATGAAAGAGTATTGCCGTCCATTACTGCTGAAGTCTTAAAAGCAGTTGTTGCACAATTTGATGCCGGAGAATTAATTACACAAAGAGAG ATAGTGTCACAAAAAGTAAGCGAGAGCTTAACAGAAAGAGCAGGGCAGTTTGGCTTAATTCTAGATGATATCTCAATTACACACTTAACCTTTGGCAAGGAATTCACACAAGCCGTAGAATTAAAGCAAGTTGCTCAACAAGAAGCAGAAAAAGCTAGGTTCCTAGTAGAAAAAGCAGAGCAACAGAAGAAGGCAGCCATTATTACAGCAGAGGGTGATGCTCAAGCAGCAGTGCTACTCGCCAAATCATTTGGTACAGCTGGTGAAGGTCTTGTTGAACTTCGACGTATTGAAGCAGCAGAAGACATTGCCTACCAACTATCCAAATCAAGAAATGTTACTTACCTTCCTCAAGGCCAAAATGTATTGCTAAACCTTCCAACACAAAACTAA
- the LOC125077190 gene encoding inactive peptidyl-prolyl cis-trans isomerase shutdown-like: MDTKEPPLALENGLDLGKLFTTGSVLHINEDYDDTEYHAIFENNEDKINDYIGGPVSSFEVFEKQLKPVDENGLVKKKILEEGGGLPLNKGCTVSLIFSGYWENETEPFDYTKSYKPLVVNLNENGLLPGIQMAIESMLVGEMAVFHLSYVVMYGQMGVPPRIKPKADCIFYIKLIKSINTPKEGKLDFSESNIFDRVHHEVKVLYSLGVTLHKTKNFTAAIQSFRKAINMLHRCRLADEKEENIQEKLLIKLYINLLVCYNETKQPLKSCTICKELNRLNSLWNNVKALFHNAKALRMIGQFDAAQKRLKRALQLCPDNEKIIAELTVLTKTRASCNQAKLVENKILDSNIINDSFKTEVDNLIKNFKENVNICKLTLPDNLNAAEMDYIKETCIKENLFCNQIQKDYLLDKEEQVPIESKIDLFI; this comes from the exons ATGGATACGAAAGAGCCTCCTTTGGCTTTAGAAAATGGCTTGGATTTAGG CAAACTTTTTACAACGGGTTCTGTTCTTCATATAAATGAAGATTATGATGACACAGAATATCATGCTATATTTGAGAATAATgaagacaaaataaatgattatattggaGGGCCAGTGTCTTCATTTGAGGTATTTGAGAAACAATTGAAACCAGTAGATGAAAATGGACTTGTCAAGAAAAAGATTTTGGAGGAAGGTGGGGGATTACCTTTAAATAAAGGATGCACTGTTTCCTTAATTTTTTCAGGTTATTGGGAAAATGAGACTGAGCCTTTTGACTATACTAAATCATATAAACCTCTG GTAGTAAATCTTAATGAAAATGGCTTGCTACCGGGTATACAAATGGCCATAGAATCCATGTTGGTTGGTGAGATGGCTGTGTTTCACTTGTCATATGTAGTTATGTATGGACAAATGGGTGTCCCACCTCGAATAAAACCTAAAgctgattgtattttttatataaagcttaTAAAAAGTATCAACACACCTAAAGAGGG GAAACTAGATTTTTCGGAGTCTAATATATTTGATAGAGTTCATCATGAAGTTAAAGTGCTATATAGCTTAGGTGtaacattacataaaacaaaaaactttacTGCGGCAATACAGTCTTTTAGGAAGGCAATTAATATGTTACACAGATGTAGATTGGCTGATGAAAAAGAGGAGAACATACAAGAAAAACTATTAATCAAATTGTATATCAATTTATTGGTTTgttataatgaaacaaaacagCCCCTGAAATCCTGTACAATATGTAAGGAGCTTAATAGGTTAAACAGCCTTTGGAATAATGTAAAAGCTCTTTTTCATAACGCTAAGGCATTGAGAATGATTGGTCAGTTTGACGCAGcacaaaaaaggttaaaacgAGCACTTCAGCTTTGTCCTGATAATGAGAAAATAATTGCTGAATTAACAGTTCTTACTAAGACAAGAGCTTCATGTAATCAAGCAAAacttgttgaaaataaaattttagactcaaatataataaatgattcatTTAAAACAGAAGTAGACAATCTAATAAAGAATTTCAaggaaaatgttaatatatgtaaacttaCCCTACCTGATAATTTAAATGCAGCTGAGatggattatattaaagaaacttgcataaaagaaaatttgttcTGTAATCAAATTcagaaagattatttattggATAAAGAAGAACAGGTTCCTATAGAATCAAAGattgatttattcatttga